The DNA window ATCCACGACGACGTCTTCGATTTGCTCTTTGCTTTTGAGCTGACCGGTAACGGTGGTCAGATAGAGTTTGTAATTTTCCTCGACCAGCCCGCCCGCGCCGATGAGATTGGTTTTGCGGATGGCGTCGGCGACTTTGGTGAGCGGAATGCCGTAACTGTTGAGCTTTTCTGGCTCGACGAGCACGTGATATTCGGGCGGCTTCCCGCCGGTGATGCGCGCTTCGGCCACGCCGGAAAGGCGAAAGAGGCGCGGCGCGATTTGGTTGTAAGCCAGATCGTAAAGTTCCGCCTGCGAGCGTTTCGGCGAAGTCAGGCTGAAACCCAGCATCGGGAACGCAAAGAACGTCAGCCGGTTGATGTCGAAGCGCGTGCCCGGTGGCAGGCTCGGTTCGATCTGCGCGATCTTGCCTTGCATTAGGTGCAAGGCGTTGAGAATGTCTACGTCCCAGCGAAAGATGACGCTGATTTCAGACGAGCCGCGCCCGGTGACGGAGCGCACATCGGTGATGCCGGGTACGCTGCGAATGGCTTCTTCGAGCGGGCGCGTGACGGTCAGCATCTGCACGTCAACCGGTTGAATGCCGTTGTCCACCAGGATGACGATGCGCGGAAAATCGGTTTCAGGAAAGAGCGATATCGGCAGGCGAAAAGTGAACAGCAAACCCGCGCAGGCAAGGCTGAGAAAGATCAGCACCAGCGCGCGGCCGTGCGCGTCTACGAATTGGGCGAGACTTGCAGTCATAGGGTGTCAGGCAACTCTGTGTCCGGTAACTCTTCGCTTGGGTCTTCAGGTTCAGGTGGAAAAACGACGCGGTTATAAACATCCGTCAGCCGCAGCGTGCAGGCAATCGAGTTTAGTTGCAGGCTCGCCTCCAGCCCCGCCGTGCGCCGGTAGAGCCAAGCGCCATCCGTCTGGCGCTCGAAATGTTCGAGCAGCGGTTTGGCCTGCGAGACCAGGACGTAATCGGTTAAAGACGGCAGCCATAATTGATACCGCTCCCACTTCTCGCCGCGATCAAAGGCCTCGGTGGCCGGCGAGAGCACCTCGATGATGACGGTTGGGTTGAGCAGTACATCGCGGAAATTATCGTGATGTTTCAACTCGCCGCAGGCCACCAACAGGTCGGGGTATGAATAAAACCCTTTCAAGGAAGCGTGCGGCTTGGGCACAGGGCCGCTGCGCACCTTCGTGTCTTTTGAAAAGGCTTCGCAAGGCGTGTCCAGCAGTTGGTTGTAAAGTTGTCCGGTGAGATTGATGCAGATCCTGCCGTGTTCGGGACTCTCGCCCGCCAGCTTGTAAATCACCCCGTCCAGATATTCGTGGCGCTCTTCGGCCTCGCGTTCGAGCGCCAGATATTCTTCTTCGGAAATCAAAGGTTGCAGCATTCGTTGTGGCGTCATAAGTTTTTCCTCCGCGCGCATTCTCGCTTATGCGTGCGTCATGCGTCACTCCTTGTCTTTCTCTTTCTTCTCAGCGCTATCTTTATCTTTCTCGCCTTTCTGCTCGTCTTTCTCGCTCTCTTTCTTATGGACTTCGGTGCCGTCAGGCAGGCTGTAACCGCCCTCAACGATCACCGTTTCATCCCCCTTCAAACCAGCCATGATGCGCACCTTGCCCTCCACGACTTCGCCGGTTTCGACTTCTTTGAGGTGCGCGATGTTTTTGCCGTCCACAACCATCACCGTGCCTTTGCCGCCTTCTTCGGCAAATTGCACGGCGGCGACGGGGACGACGACGCTCTGGCGCGCGCTGCCCGTGGTAATGCTCACCGTGCCAAATTCGCCGCCTTTCAACTTGCGTTGTCCATTCGGAATCTCGCACCAAATTTCGACCGTGCGCCGCTGTGGATCAACCGACTGATTGATGGTCGTGATGCGCCCACTGAGCGCCTCACTTTGCTCGGGGCGTTGATCGGTCGGTGCAAAGCTGCACGCCTGCCCTTGCCGCACGGCGCGCGTGTTGGCTTCGGGCACTTGCGCGCGGGCAATCGCAACGGACAGATTCATCACGGTGAAGATGGGCGCGTCGGGTTTAGCCAGATCGCCGGGATACATCATCTGTTCGGTAATGACGCCCGCGAAGGGGCTGAGCACGGTGGTGAATTCGAGTTGCGCATTCATCTCGGCCAGCTTCGCGCGCGCTTGCTCGACGCGGCTTTGCGCGCTGCGGATGTCGCGCTCGTTCGATTGTTTTTCCAGCAGGTCGAGCGATTTAACGGCCACGTCGTAGGCGGTTTTGGCTTGCGCCAATTCCGTTTCGCTCACCAGCAATTCGCGTTGCGGAATGGCGCCTTGATCAAACAGGGCTTTGCGGCGGTCATAAATTTTCTGGGCCTGATCGAGCGCTGCCTTGGTGGTGGCGACCTGCCCGCGCCCGCGTTCGGTTTCGGTCGGCAAGGTGCCTGACGTGGTCTTTTGCAAATTGGCTTCGGCTTCAGCAATGGCGGCACGTGCTTCATCGCGTTGCGCCAGCAGGTCGCGGTTTTCCAAGACGGCCAGCACCTGCCCGGCATTCACGCGGTCCCCCTTGCGCGCGTTCAATTTGACGATGCGCGCCGTGATGCGCGCCGCCAGATTGGCCTGTTCGCGCGGAAAGATCGTGGCGGGCGCGCGCACGGCCAGCGTGAGATCGGCGATTTCGGCCTGCGCCAGCATGACCTCGACCACGGGCTTGGGCGGCTTCTCTTCTTCGGTATGCGCCGCTTTGCAACCCGCGAAGGGCAGGTTGCACAAAAGCGCGATGATAATGCTGATGATGCTGCGATGAATTTTCATTGGCCTGAAGCCACCTCTAAATCGGCCTTGGCGTTCAAGTAATTCGCCAGGAGCGTGAAATAGGCGGCGCGCGCCTGTGCGAGTTGGCTTTGCGCCGTCACGACATCTAGCGCCTGGCCTTCGCCGCCTTCGTAACGCACACGGCTGAGCCGCAAATCTTCTTCGGCCAGCCGGATTTGTTCTTGCGTCAGTTTGAGTTGTTCAAAGAAACGTTTGACGCGCGTTAGCGCCAATTGGTAATCGCGCGAATAGGTGCGTTCGGCAATCGCGCGCCGCGTTTCGACCTGCGCGCCGCGCAATTTGGATTGCTCGACCTGACTGCGCGCCCGAAACCAGTCAAAGATCGGAATGCGCAAATTGAAATAGGCCGCGTAGCCGCGTTCGCTGGCGCGCACCACCGTCGAATCCAGGCCGTACTGAAATACAAAATTGAAATCCGGCAGCAAGGCGGAACGCGCGCGTTTGGCTTCGGCTTCAAAACTGCGCCGCTGCCAGTCATACAACTTGAACTCGGCGCGTTGCAGATAAGGCGCGCCGCCCTGGTTGGGCGTCGTGGCTTCTGGCCCAACTTCTGGCGCGGGCGGCGGCGTGTTGAGCGTATCAGCCAGTGCCAATTCTTCCGCAACATCTTTCGTCCAGAACGCAGCCAATTCCTGGTTGGCTAAGCTGGCTTCCAACTCCGCCGCGCTGCGCGCCTGTTCCAACGAAGCCGCCAACGCTGACGCCTTGATGACATCCGCCTGGGCCACCTCGCCGCTGTTAAACAGCAGCCGCGTCCGTTCTTCAAACGCGCGGCTCTCTTGCACGGCGGCGCGTTGCACTTCGGCCAAATGGCGCGTTAGCAATACGCGGTAATAGGCCGTCGTCACCGCGCGCCGTAAATCGCGCCGCGCGATTTCGTATTCGGCCCCGGCCACACCCTGCGCCGCGCGCGCGCGTTGGGATTCGGCGCGCAACCGGCCCGAAAGATCAAATTCCTGTGTGACCTGTCCCAGCAGCACGTATTCGCGAATGCCATTGAGCGGCACAAAGCTGGGACTGTTGGGATCACGCGCGCTGGGATTGTTGTAGATGAAATTGGTTTGCGCCTGCGCTTGCGGCAGAAAGCCGGCGCGTGCCTGGGTTAGTTCGCGGTCGGCAATGCGACGTTCCTGTTCGGCCACACGGACATCGTTGGGGGCGGCTTCGGCCAGGCGCAGACAATCGGCCAGCGTCAGCAAAGTTTGCGCAGTTGAAGTCGTCAGCAACACCGCCAATCCCAGCAGCACCACCGCGCCGCGTTTCAAATTCATCATCACAACCAACATAGCGTTAGGCACAACTTTAGGCCCTTAAATTTGTAACCAAGGGGAAACGACATATCCGCAGCATACCGCAGCCGAGATAAACGCACCATAAACGAGGCGGCTGAATGCGCGGCTTGAGCGCTTCGCCGCCGGTGGTCTATGATAAGATGCCATCTGAAAGATTGTGAGGATTACCGATGACGGCTCAACCAAACTTGCAACGCAAATACACGATTGAGGAATACATTGAGTTGCTCCACAACTCGGATGAACGCTTTGAGTATTTTGAAGGCGAAATCGTTTCGATGGCGGGCGGCAAGCTGGCGCACGGCAGGATCGCTAAGAACCTGGGTCACCATATCGAGAACCTGCTGGCAGATGGCCCGTGTGAGGTCTTCGGCAGCGACGTCGCCATTAAAACCGTGCGCGCCCAGCCCTTCCGCTACCCGGATGTGAGCGGCGTTTGCGGCGAGCCGCTGATCGAAGAGTTTCGCGGCATTGAGATGTTGCTCAACCCAGTGTTTATCTGCGAAGTCCTTTCGCCACGCACCGAACTTTATGACCGCGAAGAGAAATTTCTGGTCTATCAGGCAATCGAATCATTTCGGGAATACCTCTTGGTTGAACAACAACGTCCGCACGTCACGCGCTATGTGCGCCAGCCCAACGGACAGTGGTGGCGCGACGACATCATCGGCTTGGATAGCTCCGTTAGGCTGGAATCGCTCAGTGTGACGCTCTCGCTGCGCGATATTTACCGGCGGGTCAAATTCCCAGAGCCAGCCGCAGCCGCGACCCAGCCAGCCACCTGAAATTGCATACCTGCGCAGTAAACAAATCGGCCCTGACGGGCTATGATGCCCGCGTCAGTAACTTTTCCCGAACAACTCAATCTATTTCACGTAGCGAGGAATCCACTATGCAACGCACGTTTCACCCTGCTCGTTCTCTGACTTTGCTCGCGCTCGGCGCACTCATCGCCTTGGGCAGCGCGGCCTTCATCAACCACGCTTCATCCCACGCGCAAGAAACCAAACCGGCCAGTCCGTTCACCGGTTTGCGCTATCGCAACATCGGCCCCTTTCGCGGCGGACGCTCGGTCGCGGTGACGGGCGTGGCTTCGCAACCGAATACGTATTACTTCGGCAGCGTCGGCGGCGGCGTCTTCAAATCCACCGATGGCGGCGATAACTGGGTGCCCGTCAGCGACGGCCAGCCTTTTGGCACCGGCACCGTTGGCGCGCTGGCCGTTTCAGAAAGCGACCCGAATATCGTATTCGCCGGCATGGGCGAGGCCTGCATTCGCGGCAATTTCTCGCACGGCGACGGCGTGTATAAATCGGTGGACGCGGGCAAGACCTGGGCGCGCGCGGGCCTCGCCGATTCGCGCATCGTCGGCAAGATCAGAATTCATCCGAAAAATCCCGACATCGTTTTTGTCGCGGCGCTCGGCCACGCGGCGGGCGCGAATGACGAGCGCGGCGTCTTTCGCAGCAAGGACGGCGGTAAGACGTGGCAGCGCGTGCTTTTCAAATCGAACAAAGCGGGCGTGGTGGATTTGAGCATGGATCCGAGCAATCCGAACGTGCTTTACGCCGCGATCTGGGAAGCCAAACGCACGCCGTATAGTTTGGAAAGCGGCGGCCCCGACAGCGGGCTTTGGAAATCAACCGATGGCGGCGATAACTGGACGGATATTTCGCGCGCGCCGGGGCTACCGCGCGGCATCCTGGGCAAGATCGGCGTCGCCGTTTCGCCCGCCAATCCTGAGCGTGTTTACGCCTGTGTCGAAGCCGAAGACGGCGGCGTGTTTAGTTCGAGCGACGCGGGCCGCACGTGGACGAAGGTCAGCACCGATCGCAACCTGCGCCAGCGCGCCTGGTATTACACGCACATTGTTGCCGACCCCAAAAACGTGGATGGCGTTTATGTGCTCAACGTCGGCTTTCACAAATCCATTGACGGCGGGCGCACTTACACACAACTCAATCCGCCGCACGGCGACAACCACGATATGTGGATCGCGCCCGATGATCCGAACCGCATGATTACCTCGAACGACGGCGGCGCGAATGTGAGTTTCGATGGCGGACGCCGTTGGAGCGAGCAAGATCAAGCGACCGGCCAGTACTATCGCGTCGCCACCGACAACGATTTCCCCTATCACGTCTATGGCGCGCAGCAGGACAGTTCGACCGTGCGCATCGCGTCGCGCACGACCGGCTTCGGCATTACCGATAAGGACTGGGATTCGACGGCGGGCAGCGAGTCCGGCTGGGTGCAGCCTTCGCCCAAAGATTCGATGGTCGTGTTTGGCGGCAATTATGGCGGCCTGCTTGAACGCCTCGATCACCGCACCGGCCAGTCGCGCGATTTGAATGTGTGGCCCGACAATCCGATGGGCTGGGGCGTCGAAGGGATGAAGTACCGCTTCCAATGGAACTTCCCGATTCTGTTTTCGCCACACGACCAGAACGTGCTTTACACCGGCGGCAGCCACCTCTTCAAAAGCACCAACGAAGGCCAGTCGTGGCAAATCATCAGCGACGACCTCACGCGCAACGACAAGAGCAAGCAAGGCTCATCCGGCGGCCCGATTACCAAGGACAACACCTCGGTCGAGTATTACTGCACGATCTTCACGCTGGCCGAATCGTCCGTCACCAAAGGCGTGATGTGGACAGGTTCAGACGACGGCCTCGTTCACGTCACGCGCGACTGCCACGCGGCCAAGCCTGTGTGGGAAAACGTCACGAAGAACGCGCCCGGCTTGCCCGAATGGGCACAGATCAATTCCATCGAAGCCTCGCCACACGACGCCGCGACGGCCTATTTCGCCGCGACGCTTTACAAGGCCGATGATTTCCATCCGTACCTTTACAAGACCAGCGATTACGGCAAGACGTGGAAGAAGATCGTGACGGGCATCCCCGACAACGCCTTCACGCGCGTCATCCGCGAAGACCCACACCGGCGCGGCTTGCTGTATGCAGGCACCGAGACCGGCATGTACATCTCATTCAATGACGGCGACAGTTGGCAAGCCTTCCAACTCAACCTGCCCGTCGTGCCGATTACCGATTTGACCATACACAAACGCGACAAAGATTTGGTCGTCGCCACACAAGGCCGCGCCTTCTGGATTCTTGATGATTTGACGGTCTTGCATCAGTGGCCCCAGGGAAATAACACGATTGCCGACGTGCATCTCTTCAAGCCTGAAGAAAGCTATCGCATGCCCGGTGGTGGCGGACGTGGCGGTGCGGCGGCGGCCATCGGTGAAAACCCACCATCAGGCGCTACGATTTGGTTTTATCTGAAAGACAAACCCAAAGGCGACATCGCGCTCGAAATCCTAGACGCCGCTGGCAAGTCGGTGAAGAAGTTTTCGAGCCGCGCGCCCGAAGGCGGTGATGCGCCCACAGGCGGCGGACGCCGTGGCGGCTTCGGCGGCCCCGCGCGCGTGCCTGCCGAGAAAGGCTTGAACCGTTTCGCCTGGGATTTGCGCTACCCCGACGCGACGACCTTTCCGGGCATGATCTTGTGGGCAGGCAATACGTCAGGCCCGCGCGCTGTGCCCGGCAATTACCAAGTCAAACTGACTGTTGATGGCAAGACACTGACCGAGACGTTTGAGGTACGCAAAGACCCGCGCGTGCCGACGACGCTGGCCGAGTTTCAAAAACAATTCGATCTGCTCGTCAAAATCCGCGACAAGTTCTCTGAGACCAGCGAAGCCATCACCAACATCCGCGACATCAAGCGCCAAACCGACGAATACGCCAAACGCGTCGCCGGTCAGGCCGAGCTGAAACCCATCGTAGACGCGGCCAAAGCGCTCAACGACAAACTCACTGCCGTTGAAGTCGAGTTGTATCAAGTCAAAAACCAAAGCGGCCAAGACCCGCTCAATTACCCGATCAAACTCAACAACAAAATCGCCGCGCTTGGCGGCTCGGTCGCAGGCAGCGATACGCAACCGACTGACCAGCAAGTCGCCGTTTACGAAGACCTCGTCGCCAGGATCAACACGCAACTCGACAAGTTGAAACAGGTGCTGGCGGCGGACGTGCCTGCCTTTAACAAGCTGGTGCAGGAGAAACAGGTGCCAGCGGTGTTTGTGAAATCGGCAAAGTAGGGCAACGATGAACTGTGGCAATGTGCGTTCGTATCGCGTTTAAGGCGGAACTACAAACGCGGGCGCTGAATGCGAGCGACTAAACCGAAGCAACCGACCTTGGCACATTCAACTCAATCAAACCCCAGCCGGAGCAAGCGTTCAGAGTTCCGCCTTTAGGCGGCAGCGCGCCGCAGGCGCGTCATTCCGGCGCTCCGCGCCGCCGCCGCCTAAAGGCGGAACTCTGAACGCTTGCGCGCCACGGTTCGCGTTTCAATGAATGTTCCAAATTCGGCTGTTTCGATTTAGCCGCCCAAGAGCGCGCGTTTGTGCGGGTTGCGTTCACGCCTGCAACGCTTCCTTCAGCGCCACTTGCAGCAGGCTTTCCGCGCGCGCTTTGCCTTGCCGGATGCGCGCTTCCAGTTCGTCGCAGAATGCGAGCAGCGTTTCCAGCTTCGCCACGATGCGTTTTTGCTCGGCGAGCGGCGGGAGGGCAATGAGAACTTCGACCAACTTGCTGGACTTGATTCCCAATGCTGTCACGCCTGTTGCCTTTTTGCGCAACTGCTCTTGGACAACTTTGGAGAGAATGGCATTTAACAAGAACTTACTGCTAAAGCTGATTGGTTGAATATTTATGATCCTCTGTGCCAGCGCAAATGATCCTTCATAATTCAACAGGCAGGCATTGCCTAAAGGTGCTTCTGTCGTAAACAAAATGTCTCCACTTCTTGGAAATCCTCTTGTCATATGTTTCCGGTAATCCTGCTCTGAAATAAATTCTTCCGGCTCGTTAGAGAACCTCCCGAACCTGACGTTCTTTGCTGTAATCAACTTTATTCCTTGCTCTATCTTTGTCGGAGTTTTGCCTCGGTAATCAATAAAATTGGTGATCTCTCCCAATCTACACCACGCCCAATTGTCGGGAATCTCAAAGAGAACTTCATCAGAGTTAATGGGTGGCAGCAGCTTGCCCCGCTTCAACTTCTTTTCAGCGATGAGCTTTTCCTTTTCGGCTTTGATCTTTTGCAGCAACACGGCGGCAGGTTCATTCGCTGCGTCCTGCGCGACCAGCTTGCCCTGCATCGCTTCACTCAGGAACGCCTGCCGCAACCGGCGCACGATCTCAAGCTGGTGATCGAGTTCGGCGGCCAGCCGCTTGCTGCCGGTTTCGACCTTCTGAAATTGTTCGAAGAGTTGTTTCTGTTCTTCAAGCGATGGCAGAAGAATTTCTATGTTGAAGAATTTATCGGCTTGCAGGCGCACCCGGTTCGTCGTGCCGTCGCTGGCTTTCTTACACAAGTCATCAAAGAAGGCGGTTGAGGTCAGCTTCAGAAAGAAATGCTTATCAATGACGTTCTCATCCAGATCGAGGCACCAGAAATCATTTGAAACAACCGCTCCGCTCAACTCCTGCGGGACGATACCAAACGCGCCGTGTCTGGCATCAATCCCGGAAAGGGTGAACTCGCCGGCTGAAACCTGGTGCATCGCGTTTGAACTGAGTTCTTTTCCCAGCACCTCTTTTCTGAGCACGACGCCTTTGTGATAGAGCCGCACCGTCACGAGTTTGTAGGCCGCCTCGTTTTCGATTTCAACCAGGTTTTTGACTCTCCGCAGAAAATCACCGAGCTTCACTTTTTTCCAGGTCATTTCCTTCTCTGTCTCTTTCGTGTGTGCAGGCTTCGAGCAAGCACAGTTTCCCGTCTTGGCTCCGTAGGAGCCGGATGTTTATAGCCGATGATCGAACCTGATCTGCAAGCTCCGTAGGAGCGGAATGTGACAGATGCCGCTCCTATGGAGCTTGGGAGAATCACTCGTCGCGTTTCTATAAACATTCCGTGCCACGGCACTAGACCGGTTTGCAATTGCGTTTACGGGAGCGCGTTGGGCGGGGACAGTACCGCGCGCGTGAGCAAGCGGAGCCTGGGCGGTTCAGCCAACGGCATAAACTCGACGCGCCGCTTGCTCACGCGCGCGGTACCGTCCCGCTGCGCAACTTTTCCCATCCACCGATGTGAAAACCGATCTAATTTCCGAGCTGGCTCTCAGCTTTCAATCGTTCCAGCAACGCGTGGCTTTGGGCAAAACTCGTTTCCAGCAACTCGATCAATTCACGGCTGGTGTGTTCGTGCGCCTCTTCCTGCCGGTTCGGATTCTTGATGTCCAGATCGTAATTGCGCGCCTTGATCGTTTCTATGTGAACGCGCCAGCAGACCTCGCTTTCTTTGCGGTCATCCCACCATTCCCGGATCGGCGTGAACTCTTCCAGGCGGATCGTTTTGGTTTTGCTGTAGCTCTTCTGGCCCGTGGGCAGGCGGTGTTCGTAATACCAGACTTCGCGCGTCGGCGTGCCTTTGTCGAAAAACAGCAGGTTCGTCGCCACCGTCGCGTAAGGCTGAAAGACCGAATTGGGCAGACGGATGATCGTGTGCAGATTGCATTCGTCGAGCAGCCGCTGGCGCACGCGCTGTTTGACGCCTTCGCCGGTCAGCGAACCGTCGGGCAGCACGATGCCGGCGCGGCCGCCCATCTTCAGCAGGTGAACCATCAGAATCAGAAACAGGTCGGCGCTCTCTTTGGTGCGGAAGTTCTGCGGGAAGTTGGTTTCGTTGTTGTTCGCCACGATGCCGCCGAAGGGCGGATTGGCCAGGATGGCGTGGACGCGCTCGCGTTCGACGTAGTTGGTCAGCGGCTGTTCCAGCGCGTCGCGGAAGGTGATGTTGGGCACTTCGATGTCGTGCAGGATCAGATTAGTCGTCGCCAGCAAAAACGGTAGCGGCTTGTACTCCCAACCGATCACGTCGTCCTGCAAGGCCTGGCGCGCTTCGACGCTGTTGGCCTGTTGTTTCAAATGCTCAAGCGCGGCAATCAGGAAGCCGCCGGTGCCGCAGGCCGGATCGAGCACGCGTTCGCCCAATCGCGGGTTGATGCGTTCGGTGATGAAGCGCGTGATGGCGCGCGGCGTATAAAATTCGCCGCTCTTGCCGGCGCTCTGCAATTCGCGCAGGAAGCTTTCGTAAATGTCGCCAAAGGCGTGGCGGTCGCGCGCGATGTTGAAATCCAGCTCGTTGAGTTTGTTGAGCACCTTGCGGATGTTGATGCCGCTCTTCATGTAGTTGTTGTTGCCCGCGAAGACTTCGCGCACGATCAACGCGCGTTTGTTATTGCCGACGACCAGATTGCGCA is part of the Acidobacteriota bacterium genome and encodes:
- a CDS encoding Uma2 family endonuclease; the protein is MTPQRMLQPLISEEEYLALEREAEERHEYLDGVIYKLAGESPEHGRICINLTGQLYNQLLDTPCEAFSKDTKVRSGPVPKPHASLKGFYSYPDLLVACGELKHHDNFRDVLLNPTVIIEVLSPATEAFDRGEKWERYQLWLPSLTDYVLVSQAKPLLEHFERQTDGAWLYRRTAGLEASLQLNSIACTLRLTDVYNRVVFPPEPEDPSEELPDTELPDTL
- a CDS encoding efflux RND transporter periplasmic adaptor subunit is translated as MKIHRSIISIIIALLCNLPFAGCKAAHTEEEKPPKPVVEVMLAQAEIADLTLAVRAPATIFPREQANLAARITARIVKLNARKGDRVNAGQVLAVLENRDLLAQRDEARAAIAEAEANLQKTTSGTLPTETERGRGQVATTKAALDQAQKIYDRRKALFDQGAIPQRELLVSETELAQAKTAYDVAVKSLDLLEKQSNERDIRSAQSRVEQARAKLAEMNAQLEFTTVLSPFAGVITEQMMYPGDLAKPDAPIFTVMNLSVAIARAQVPEANTRAVRQGQACSFAPTDQRPEQSEALSGRITTINQSVDPQRRTVEIWCEIPNGQRKLKGGEFGTVSITTGSARQSVVVPVAAVQFAEEGGKGTVMVVDGKNIAHLKEVETGEVVEGKVRIMAGLKGDETVIVEGGYSLPDGTEVHKKESEKDEQKGEKDKDSAEKKEKDKE
- a CDS encoding TolC family protein gives rise to the protein MMNLKRGAVVLLGLAVLLTTSTAQTLLTLADCLRLAEAAPNDVRVAEQERRIADRELTQARAGFLPQAQAQTNFIYNNPSARDPNSPSFVPLNGIREYVLLGQVTQEFDLSGRLRAESQRARAAQGVAGAEYEIARRDLRRAVTTAYYRVLLTRHLAEVQRAAVQESRAFEERTRLLFNSGEVAQADVIKASALAASLEQARSAAELEASLANQELAAFWTKDVAEELALADTLNTPPPAPEVGPEATTPNQGGAPYLQRAEFKLYDWQRRSFEAEAKRARSALLPDFNFVFQYGLDSTVVRASERGYAAYFNLRIPIFDWFRARSQVEQSKLRGAQVETRRAIAERTYSRDYQLALTRVKRFFEQLKLTQEQIRLAEEDLRLSRVRYEGGEGQALDVVTAQSQLAQARAAYFTLLANYLNAKADLEVASGQ
- a CDS encoding Uma2 family endonuclease; translation: MTAQPNLQRKYTIEEYIELLHNSDERFEYFEGEIVSMAGGKLAHGRIAKNLGHHIENLLADGPCEVFGSDVAIKTVRAQPFRYPDVSGVCGEPLIEEFRGIEMLLNPVFICEVLSPRTELYDREEKFLVYQAIESFREYLLVEQQRPHVTRYVRQPNGQWWRDDIIGLDSSVRLESLSVTLSLRDIYRRVKFPEPAAAATQPAT
- a CDS encoding glycosyl hydrolase gives rise to the protein MQRTFHPARSLTLLALGALIALGSAAFINHASSHAQETKPASPFTGLRYRNIGPFRGGRSVAVTGVASQPNTYYFGSVGGGVFKSTDGGDNWVPVSDGQPFGTGTVGALAVSESDPNIVFAGMGEACIRGNFSHGDGVYKSVDAGKTWARAGLADSRIVGKIRIHPKNPDIVFVAALGHAAGANDERGVFRSKDGGKTWQRVLFKSNKAGVVDLSMDPSNPNVLYAAIWEAKRTPYSLESGGPDSGLWKSTDGGDNWTDISRAPGLPRGILGKIGVAVSPANPERVYACVEAEDGGVFSSSDAGRTWTKVSTDRNLRQRAWYYTHIVADPKNVDGVYVLNVGFHKSIDGGRTYTQLNPPHGDNHDMWIAPDDPNRMITSNDGGANVSFDGGRRWSEQDQATGQYYRVATDNDFPYHVYGAQQDSSTVRIASRTTGFGITDKDWDSTAGSESGWVQPSPKDSMVVFGGNYGGLLERLDHRTGQSRDLNVWPDNPMGWGVEGMKYRFQWNFPILFSPHDQNVLYTGGSHLFKSTNEGQSWQIISDDLTRNDKSKQGSSGGPITKDNTSVEYYCTIFTLAESSVTKGVMWTGSDDGLVHVTRDCHAAKPVWENVTKNAPGLPEWAQINSIEASPHDAATAYFAATLYKADDFHPYLYKTSDYGKTWKKIVTGIPDNAFTRVIREDPHRRGLLYAGTETGMYISFNDGDSWQAFQLNLPVVPITDLTIHKRDKDLVVATQGRAFWILDDLTVLHQWPQGNNTIADVHLFKPEESYRMPGGGGRGGAAAAIGENPPSGATIWFYLKDKPKGDIALEILDAAGKSVKKFSSRAPEGGDAPTGGGRRGGFGGPARVPAEKGLNRFAWDLRYPDATTFPGMILWAGNTSGPRAVPGNYQVKLTVDGKTLTETFEVRKDPRVPTTLAEFQKQFDLLVKIRDKFSETSEAITNIRDIKRQTDEYAKRVAGQAELKPIVDAAKALNDKLTAVEVELYQVKNQSGQDPLNYPIKLNNKIAALGGSVAGSDTQPTDQQVAVYEDLVARINTQLDKLKQVLAADVPAFNKLVQEKQVPAVFVKSAK
- a CDS encoding restriction endonuclease subunit S — its product is MTWKKVKLGDFLRRVKNLVEIENEAAYKLVTVRLYHKGVVLRKEVLGKELSSNAMHQVSAGEFTLSGIDARHGAFGIVPQELSGAVVSNDFWCLDLDENVIDKHFFLKLTSTAFFDDLCKKASDGTTNRVRLQADKFFNIEILLPSLEEQKQLFEQFQKVETGSKRLAAELDHQLEIVRRLRQAFLSEAMQGKLVAQDAANEPAAVLLQKIKAEKEKLIAEKKLKRGKLLPPINSDEVLFEIPDNWAWCRLGEITNFIDYRGKTPTKIEQGIKLITAKNVRFGRFSNEPEEFISEQDYRKHMTRGFPRSGDILFTTEAPLGNACLLNYEGSFALAQRIINIQPISFSSKFLLNAILSKVVQEQLRKKATGVTALGIKSSKLVEVLIALPPLAEQKRIVAKLETLLAFCDELEARIRQGKARAESLLQVALKEALQA
- a CDS encoding N-6 DNA methylase; translation: MANLQGIVKSIRDIMWQDTGLNGDAQRIEQLGWMLFFKIFSDKDKELELTDDSYKSPIPDELHWENWAGDDEGMTGDALLDFVDRRLFPALRNLVVGNNKRALIVREVFAGNNNYMKSGINIRKVLNKLNELDFNIARDRHAFGDIYESFLRELQSAGKSGEFYTPRAITRFITERINPRLGERVLDPACGTGGFLIAALEHLKQQANSVEARQALQDDVIGWEYKPLPFLLATTNLILHDIEVPNITFRDALEQPLTNYVERERVHAILANPPFGGIVANNNETNFPQNFRTKESADLFLILMVHLLKMGGRAGIVLPDGSLTGEGVKQRVRQRLLDECNLHTIIRLPNSVFQPYATVATNLLFFDKGTPTREVWYYEHRLPTGQKSYSKTKTIRLEEFTPIREWWDDRKESEVCWRVHIETIKARNYDLDIKNPNRQEEAHEHTSRELIELLETSFAQSHALLERLKAESQLGN